The following proteins come from a genomic window of Miscanthus floridulus cultivar M001 chromosome 2, ASM1932011v1, whole genome shotgun sequence:
- the LOC136538598 gene encoding type IV inositol polyphosphate 5-phosphatase 11-like isoform X1: MGNCSSFTLPKGGSKLLNNGMVSIDEDGTHEGIKTIPIQKACEFTTNSVLCVCIITWNMNSKMAVEDVTKLVSSNRKFDLLVVGLQEAPKSDVSQVLQEALAETHVLLGQKSMQSLQMLLFGSRSSEKYIREMKVDKHAVGGCGGIIGRKKGAVAMYINFSGIRMVFVSCHLAAHEHKVEKRNSEFQHISQSLFSKYGTPYAQSADITVWLGDLNYRLEGISSIPARKMIEENRQSKLRGKDQLLQEAEKGEVFNGYCEGTLSFKPTYKYDVGSSIYDTSSKIRVPSWTDRILFKVGHSSGLDAVLSSYESLDCVRSSDHKPVKAHLCLRVRSDGDAD, encoded by the exons ATGGGCAACTGCAGCAGCTTTACTCTTCCAAAAGG GGGAAGCAAGCTACTCAATAATGGCATGGTTTCGATCGATGAGGATGGAACTCATGAAGGAATAAAGACAATTCCAATTCAGAAAGCATGTGAATTCACCACTAACTCTGTGCTCTGCGTTTGCATCATCACATGGAACATgaatagcaag ATGGCTGTGGAGGATGTAACGAAATTGGTGAGCTCCAACAGAAAGTTCGATTTGCTAGTTGTTGGGCTGCAAGAAGCACCAAAATCAGATGTTTCGCAAGTTCTGCAAGAGGCTTTGGCAGAGACACACGT GCTATTGGGTCAGAAGAGCATGCAATCTCTTCAGATGCTTCTTTTTGGATCGAGGAGTTCGGAGAAGTACATCAGAG AGATGAAGGTGGACAAACATGCGGTTGGAGGTTGCGGGGGTATCATTGGGAGAAAGAAAGGAGCAGTGGCCATGTACATCAACTTCAGTGGGATCCGGATGGTTTTTGTGTCCTGCCATCTTGCAG CTCATGAACACAAGGTGGAGAAGAGGAACTCAGAATTCCAGCATATTTCACAATCACTCTTCTCCAAGTATGGCACACCATACGCCCAGTCTGCCGACATAACAGTGTGGCTCGGCGATCTCAACTATAGACTCGAAGGAATAAGCTCGATACCTGCAAGGAAGATGATTGAGGAGAACCGTCAGAGT AAGCTAAGAGGCAAAGACCAGCTTCTGCAAGAAGCTGAGAAGGGCGAAGTGTTCAACGGGTACTGCGAAGGGACCCTGTCGTTTAAGCCGACGTACAAATATGACGTCGGGAGCAGCATCTACGACACAAGCTCTAAG ATACGAGTGCCTTCTTGGACAGACAGGATACTGTTCAAGGTTGGCCATTCTTCAGGCTTGGATGCAGTCTTGAGCTCATATGAATCCCTCGACTGTGTTCGGAGCTCCGACCACAAGCCTGTGAAAGCGCATCTTTGTCTCAGAGTACGCAGTGACGGTGATGCTGACTAA
- the LOC136538598 gene encoding type IV inositol polyphosphate 5-phosphatase 11-like isoform X2, protein MCCVGEDGCGGCNEIGELQQKVRFASCWAARSTKIRCFASSARGFGRDTRAIGSEEHAISSDASFWIEEFGEVHQRDEGGQTCGWRLRGYHWEKERSSGHVHQLQWDPDGFCVLPSCSAAHEHKVEKRNSEFQHISQSLFSKYGTPYAQSADITVWLGDLNYRLEGISSIPARKMIEENRQSKLRGKDQLLQEAEKGEVFNGYCEGTLSFKPTYKYDVGSSIYDTSSKIRVPSWTDRILFKVGHSSGLDAVLSSYESLDCVRSSDHKPVKAHLCLRVRSDGDAD, encoded by the exons atgtgttgtGTTGGTGAAGATGGCTGTGGAGGATGTAACGAAATTGGTGAGCTCCAACAGAAAGTTCGATTTGCTAGTTGTTGGGCTGCAAGAAGCACCAAAATCAGATGTTTCGCAAGTTCTGCAAGAGGCTTTGGCAGAGACACACGT GCTATTGGGTCAGAAGAGCATGCAATCTCTTCAGATGCTTCTTTTTGGATCGAGGAGTTCGGAGAAGTACATCAGAG AGATGAAGGTGGACAAACATGCGGTTGGAGGTTGCGGGGGTATCATTGGGAGAAAGAAAGGAGCAGTGGCCATGTACATCAACTTCAGTGGGATCCGGATGGTTTTTGTGTCCTGCCATCTTGCAG TGCAGCTCATGAACACAAGGTGGAGAAGAGGAACTCAGAATTCCAGCATATTTCACAATCACTCTTCTCCAAGTATGGCACACCATACGCCCAGTCTGCCGACATAACAGTGTGGCTCGGCGATCTCAACTATAGACTCGAAGGAATAAGCTCGATACCTGCAAGGAAGATGATTGAGGAGAACCGTCAGAGT AAGCTAAGAGGCAAAGACCAGCTTCTGCAAGAAGCTGAGAAGGGCGAAGTGTTCAACGGGTACTGCGAAGGGACCCTGTCGTTTAAGCCGACGTACAAATATGACGTCGGGAGCAGCATCTACGACACAAGCTCTAAG ATACGAGTGCCTTCTTGGACAGACAGGATACTGTTCAAGGTTGGCCATTCTTCAGGCTTGGATGCAGTCTTGAGCTCATATGAATCCCTCGACTGTGTTCGGAGCTCCGACCACAAGCCTGTGAAAGCGCATCTTTGTCTCAGAGTACGCAGTGACGGTGATGCTGACTAA
- the LOC136538598 gene encoding type IV inositol polyphosphate 5-phosphatase 11-like isoform X3, with translation MAVEDVTKLVSSNRKFDLLVVGLQEAPKSDVSQVLQEALAETHVLLGQKSMQSLQMLLFGSRSSEKYIREMKVDKHAVGGCGGIIGRKKGAVAMYINFSGIRMVFVSCHLAAHEHKVEKRNSEFQHISQSLFSKYGTPYAQSADITVWLGDLNYRLEGISSIPARKMIEENRQSKLRGKDQLLQEAEKGEVFNGYCEGTLSFKPTYKYDVGSSIYDTSSKIRVPSWTDRILFKVGHSSGLDAVLSSYESLDCVRSSDHKPVKAHLCLRVRSDGDAD, from the exons ATGGCTGTGGAGGATGTAACGAAATTGGTGAGCTCCAACAGAAAGTTCGATTTGCTAGTTGTTGGGCTGCAAGAAGCACCAAAATCAGATGTTTCGCAAGTTCTGCAAGAGGCTTTGGCAGAGACACACGT GCTATTGGGTCAGAAGAGCATGCAATCTCTTCAGATGCTTCTTTTTGGATCGAGGAGTTCGGAGAAGTACATCAGAG AGATGAAGGTGGACAAACATGCGGTTGGAGGTTGCGGGGGTATCATTGGGAGAAAGAAAGGAGCAGTGGCCATGTACATCAACTTCAGTGGGATCCGGATGGTTTTTGTGTCCTGCCATCTTGCAG CTCATGAACACAAGGTGGAGAAGAGGAACTCAGAATTCCAGCATATTTCACAATCACTCTTCTCCAAGTATGGCACACCATACGCCCAGTCTGCCGACATAACAGTGTGGCTCGGCGATCTCAACTATAGACTCGAAGGAATAAGCTCGATACCTGCAAGGAAGATGATTGAGGAGAACCGTCAGAGT AAGCTAAGAGGCAAAGACCAGCTTCTGCAAGAAGCTGAGAAGGGCGAAGTGTTCAACGGGTACTGCGAAGGGACCCTGTCGTTTAAGCCGACGTACAAATATGACGTCGGGAGCAGCATCTACGACACAAGCTCTAAG ATACGAGTGCCTTCTTGGACAGACAGGATACTGTTCAAGGTTGGCCATTCTTCAGGCTTGGATGCAGTCTTGAGCTCATATGAATCCCTCGACTGTGTTCGGAGCTCCGACCACAAGCCTGTGAAAGCGCATCTTTGTCTCAGAGTACGCAGTGACGGTGATGCTGACTAA